DNA sequence from the Pseudomonadota bacterium genome:
GTACCGCGGCTTCACGTCCTCGCGGATCAAGGTTTTGGCCAGAGCCTTCGCCGCCGCAATTTCGGTGTCCGTCATCTTCACTTCCAACTCCGCGCGCGCAACGACGGAAGCGTGCAAACCTTCCTCATAGGCGAGCGTGTACCAGGCGTAGGCTTTGATAATGTCCTTCGGCACGCCCCTCCCTTTCGCATGAACATCCCCGAGGGTGTATTGAGAATAGACGTAGCCTTCCTCGGCCGCCCTCTCGATCCACAGTACGCCTTCCTTCTCGTTCTTCTCGACGCCGATGCCTTCCATATACATGACCCCGAGACTGTGGTGCGCCGTCGGCTCTTTCTGCCTGGCCGCCTCGCGCATCCATCGAAAGGCCTCGTTTGCGTTCTTTTCGACGCCCTTCCCGTCCTTGTAGGCGACGGCAAGGTTATACTGGGCGTAGAGGTCCCCCAGCTTGGCCGCTTTTTGCCACCATCGGACGGCTTCCTCGAAGCTAGGCTCCGTGCCGATGCCTTGCGCGTAAAGGATGCCCATATTGCTGATCGCCTGGAGATAATCCTGCCCGGCCGCCTTGCCGATCCAGTGAAAGGCCTGCCTGCCGTCCCGAGGCACGCCGCGGCCGCTGGCATAGAGAAGGCCAAGT
Encoded proteins:
- a CDS encoding tetratricopeptide repeat protein translates to MKRAKTWLGVLVAVVVLVAAGWFVLDREDETVATLIAKAEVGNTAAQARLAKRYVEGRGMGQSYAEAVRWYQSAAEAGEAMAQNELGLLYASGRGVPRDGRQAFHWIGKAAGQDYLQAISNMGILYAQGIGTEPSFEEAVRWWQKAAKLGDLYAQYNLAVAYKDGKGVEKNANEAFRWMREAARQKEPTAHHSLGVMYMEGIGVEKNEKEGVLWIERAAEEGYVYSQYTLGDVHAKGRGVPKDIIKAYAWYTLAYEEGLHASVVARAELEVKMTDTEIAAAKALAKTLIREDVKPRY